The nucleotide sequence CGAATAAATCAATCACTTCACCACCAGTTAAATTGGGCCATAAATTAACATCCCCTGGTACATAGGCAATTCGCTTATGGATTTCTACTGCATCTGACCATGCATCCTTGCCAAAGATTTTTGCCTCGCCTGCCGTTGCCTTCAAAATACCAAGTAACACGCGGATAGTTGTTGATTTACCGGCACCATTAGGTCCAATAAACCCGAAAACTTCTCCTTCCTTCACTTCCAAATTAACCCCATCTAATGCCATAAACTTTCCAAACTTCTTTGTTAGTTGGTTTACTTCTAATACACTCATTTTTACATTCTCCTTCTGTTAGAAGACTTTTTTTAAAATCCATTTACTATCATCGATAGACCACATACTTAAAAAGCAACAATTTAGTCTAGGGTGTCAATTACGCTTGTATATTATGAACTATTTTAACTTACTTAGTTCATAATATACAAAAACAAGAGGTTATGCAATATACTTATGAACTCCTTTTATTGTTTTATTACAAAATTTTTATTAAACTATGAACGAGGTGAACGTAATGGACGGATTTGAGCGTCGTAGAGAATTAAAGAAAATGGAAATATTAAAGGCAGCCCTATCCTTATTTATGAAATACGGGGTTCAAAAGGTTTCCGTTGCAGAAATTGCAAAAGAGGCTAGTGTTTCTCAGGTAACCATCTATAACTATTTCGAAAATAAGCATAAATTAGTTACTGAGGTCATTACTTACTATGTGGATAAAGAGTGGGCTAGAGCCGAGGAATTACTCGAAAGCGATCTTCCTTTTCCTGAAAAGATAAAACAAGTCATTTTTCAAAATGCAAAAGTTGCCAATGACATTCATGAGGACTTTTATGAGTATGTGATGAAGGAATACGCAGGAGAGAATAATTATTTCGAAACATTTTATGTTGAAAAAGCCATGCCTCGTTTAAGTGCGTTTTTTCAATCAGGCAAAGACGAAGGATATATTGACTCCACCATCTCTAATGAAGCAATCCTCGTGTACATTCAGATGTATAGTGATTACCTTTCGAATGAAGAAGTATATAAAAGAACCCTTCACTTAAGCGAAGACTTAACAAAGCTCTTTTTCTATGGAATTGTTGGTAAAGGGGCTAATTAAGTTGCTTCTTCAATCATAATCTTGTTTATATTATAAATATGACATTGTACAATAGACGATACGAATAGCCAAGATGACTAGGTCTTTTATTAAAAAATATACGTAGACTAGGTTGATTTCCGCTGCGGGTAGTCGCTTTCCGCGGGCACGGCCAGGCGACTACTGCGAGTTTACTTCTTCGCTGCCTTGTCCCGAGGAAGCCTACTTCGAAGCAACACTAGAAGACGCAGGGACATCCCCCTCCGCTACAATCAAAGTGCGAAATGCTTTCAAGTGCTCCTATTATTTTGCAAGAAATAGAGTTATTTATTTTTTCAGCAATCCCTAACTCAACATTAGTGCCACCATTCTAGCATAGGGAATATACAGGGATTCCTAGAAAATAAAACAATTTTCTTCGCGCGATGTAATGTTTCCGAAGCCTTCTTTACCCCGCGAGCCCAAGGAAATGAAGTATATTTCCGGAACAAAGGCATTCCACTCCTAGTTTCGAGCTGAATTATATACTCCCTCTTTCGATAAAGGAGACCAACTTATAATTCTGTTGATTGTACAAAAAAGGTCCTACACGCCTGATGGGGTGTAGGACCTTACATTTTATTAAGTAGTTACTCGCCAGATTCTTCTTCTGTGCCTTCTTCGCTATTTTCTTCTGTTTGGTTTTCTTCGGTTTGATTTGCATCTGTTTCTGTATCTTCTTCAGTGTCACCGCCGCACGCTGTCAAAACTCCACTTACTGCAATTACTGCCATGAAAGCCATCAACCATTTTTTCATTTTGCTCATTTCTTGCATCTTTATTGCCTCCTTTTAATAGTAGCTGAAGTAGCTATACTCCAATCATACAACAGGAGTAGCAAGAGAATGTCTCATTTACCAATTGTTTACATAAACAAAAAACTACATTTACGTTTTTAATATTGGTATTACGTATTGTTATTGCTCCCTATTGATTGTCCGTAAAAGAGGAAGGATTTCCCACTATTTGAAAATTAAAAAGATGGTTTTGATATCTCTAAAACAAAAATTGTATTAATTTTTATCAGAAGGTTAACTTAACATTGAGTTTATAAGGAGGTATTTCTATGGACAATACACATGACTTCGTAGAAAAAATGAATGAGAACCAGAGAAAAGCAAAGAAGAACAAGAAGAATCAAGGAAATGGTCGCCCCAGTAATAAACTGCCTAGTAAGCAGCACAATAATAGTAACAGTTAACGGCTTGCACTCTAGCACCAGTATGCCTGTATCGAGCAAGCTTATCCCCCATTAGAGACCATAAAAAAGAGAACAGATCTTTCGGACATCTCTCTTGTGTCTAACTAACTCAAGGGTGAATGGTTTTCAAACCCATCACCCTTTTTTCATTTCACTTAAAGCTGGTTTTCTTAATATTGATTTGTCGTCGCTCCTAAGGTAGCAGCTCGTATTACAGAAGCGTCATTATATTTTTTTAAGTCACTTGGTTTTCCAGTAACAACAACACCAATAATGTTAAGATTTTTAGGTTCCAATTTAACTTTTCCATTTTTAGTAATGTTATTATAAATTTTATTTGCTTCATTCTGATAACTTCCTCCATCTGATTTCATCATTTGAAGGATAGATATAAAGTTAGATGCAGGCATAGCCTTAGGATGAGTATTATATGGAAAACCATATGCTTCAAACCCATTTACAGTATGTCCTCTAGTAAACTGATCGTCTCCATTTAACTCGTTATGTTCGTCTATATCCTCTTTACTAAAGGTGTCTACCCAATACCAGGCTATATGCTCTTTAAAAATACTATTGACTTCTTCTATCGT is from Radiobacillus kanasensis and encodes:
- a CDS encoding TetR/AcrR family transcriptional regulator, which gives rise to MDGFERRRELKKMEILKAALSLFMKYGVQKVSVAEIAKEASVSQVTIYNYFENKHKLVTEVITYYVDKEWARAEELLESDLPFPEKIKQVIFQNAKVANDIHEDFYEYVMKEYAGENNYFETFYVEKAMPRLSAFFQSGKDEGYIDSTISNEAILVYIQMYSDYLSNEEVYKRTLHLSEDLTKLFFYGIVGKGAN
- a CDS encoding DUF4023 domain-containing protein, with translation MDNTHDFVEKMNENQRKAKKNKKNQGNGRPSNKLPSKQHNNSNS